From the Pyxidicoccus trucidator genome, one window contains:
- a CDS encoding DUSAM domain-containing protein → MSDEHGWDAIRALGRRVLEGGTPLELTDDVRALLLRTAGEVAISNAHAVHALATEAGALDLLRETIRRISEGSRRLTRALSLMYDHQRAGDYDTARQEMHAVLAVEVVPFYREIAQDQLDDMDEKP, encoded by the coding sequence ATGTCGGACGAACACGGCTGGGACGCCATCCGCGCCCTGGGGCGCCGCGTACTGGAGGGCGGCACCCCGCTTGAGCTGACAGACGACGTGCGCGCGCTACTCCTCCGCACCGCGGGCGAGGTCGCAATCAGCAATGCCCATGCGGTCCATGCACTGGCAACCGAGGCCGGAGCACTGGACCTGCTGCGCGAAACCATCCGACGCATCAGCGAAGGTTCACGACGGCTGACACGGGCTCTTTCTCTCATGTACGACCACCAGCGGGCCGGCGACTACGACACCGCGCGGCAGGAAATGCATGCCGTGCTGGCCGTCGAGGTGGTGCCCTTCTACCGGGAGATTGCGCAGGACCAACTCGACGACATGGACGAGAAGCCATGA
- a CDS encoding sensor histidine kinase: MAPTSAKKRQRSPAAPPSEAPAVPLHALLEGLPDAFFMLDAEWRFLYISPRMTELLSGCGGPGDDVRRTCPTLLDLRRHLRFDQPATEQATVRFEHGWPDKDLCFDVRVRTVDSGLLVHCRDITGERRAREELRRTGEIFRSILEGTTDAVYTKDLEGRYQMINPAGAKAVGYTAEAMLGRTDHELFAPEVARANAANDREVLAFGRTVTFEDAQPGAEGPRVWLSTKGVLKDPEGKVFGLFGISRDITQRKWAEEEARGHAEFQEQLMGIVSHDIRSPLGAIMNWSRVLAEGGTPEEAKQTSKRIATAAVRIERLTRLLLDFTRTRLVGGVAIEPRPMDLKDLAAKVAHEFRVAFPQRVVEVDPKGNTQGTWDPDRLAQVASNLVENALKYSPAEAPVHLSVRSVRNKVVMEVRNAGRPIPDNLLPHIFEPFRRGPQTTRTLKMSYGLGLYIVREIVHAHGGTIEVSSSEVDGTTFTVTLPRRSQPTKPNGPPRGPQGPPP; this comes from the coding sequence ATGGCCCCCACCTCCGCAAAGAAGCGCCAGCGCTCCCCGGCCGCGCCTCCCTCCGAGGCGCCCGCCGTGCCGCTCCACGCGCTCCTGGAGGGGCTGCCGGATGCCTTCTTCATGCTCGATGCGGAGTGGCGCTTTCTCTACATCAGCCCCCGCATGACGGAGCTGCTGAGCGGCTGCGGCGGGCCCGGCGACGACGTGCGCCGCACGTGCCCCACGCTGCTGGACTTGCGCCGCCACCTGCGCTTCGACCAGCCCGCCACCGAGCAGGCCACCGTGCGCTTCGAGCATGGCTGGCCGGACAAGGATTTGTGCTTCGACGTCCGGGTGCGCACGGTGGACAGCGGCCTGCTGGTGCACTGCCGCGACATCACCGGCGAGCGCCGCGCCCGCGAGGAATTGCGGCGCACCGGCGAAATCTTCCGCTCCATCCTCGAGGGGACGACGGACGCCGTCTACACCAAGGACCTGGAGGGCCGGTACCAGATGATCAACCCCGCCGGAGCCAAGGCGGTGGGGTACACGGCGGAGGCCATGCTTGGCCGCACCGACCACGAGCTCTTCGCTCCCGAGGTGGCGCGCGCCAACGCGGCCAATGACAGGGAGGTGCTCGCCTTCGGGCGCACCGTCACCTTCGAGGACGCGCAGCCGGGCGCCGAGGGCCCGCGCGTGTGGCTGTCCACCAAGGGCGTGCTGAAGGACCCGGAGGGCAAGGTGTTCGGCCTCTTCGGCATCAGCCGCGACATCACCCAGCGCAAGTGGGCGGAGGAGGAGGCGCGCGGCCACGCGGAGTTCCAGGAGCAGCTCATGGGCATCGTCAGCCATGACATCCGCAGTCCGCTGGGCGCCATCATGAACTGGTCCCGCGTGCTGGCCGAGGGCGGCACCCCGGAGGAGGCGAAGCAGACCAGCAAGCGCATCGCCACGGCGGCGGTGCGCATCGAGCGGCTCACCCGGCTGCTGCTGGACTTCACCCGCACACGGCTGGTGGGCGGCGTGGCAATCGAGCCACGGCCGATGGACCTGAAGGACCTGGCGGCAAAGGTCGCCCACGAGTTCCGCGTGGCCTTCCCCCAGCGCGTCGTGGAGGTGGACCCCAAGGGCAACACGCAGGGCACGTGGGACCCGGACCGGCTGGCGCAGGTGGCGTCCAATCTTGTGGAGAACGCGCTGAAGTACAGCCCCGCGGAGGCGCCGGTGCATCTGTCCGTGCGCAGCGTGCGCAACAAGGTGGTCATGGAGGTGCGCAACGCCGGCCGCCCCATCCCCGACAACCTGCTGCCCCACATCTTCGAGCCCTTCCGGCGCGGCCCGCAGACGACGCGCACGCTGAAGATGAGCTACGGGCTGGGGCTCTACATCGTCCGGGAAATCGTCCACGCCCACGGAGGCACGATTGAGGTCAGCTCCAGCGAGGTCGACGGCACCACCTTCACGGTGACGCTGCCGCGCCGCTCGCAGCCGACGAAGCCGAACGGGCCTCCCAGGGGGCCGCAGGGGCCGCCTCCGTAG
- a CDS encoding fatty acid desaturase family protein, which yields MLRYAADRRTLLWCLAMPVVALSMYAAPELIPFLCPVSCYLALSAGVIAHNHNHSPTFRNRKLNEAMGMWLSLFYGYPTFVWIPTHNLNHHKFVNKAGDATITWRYSKKHNFLVAFTFPFASTYWQQEPTKAFIEKAKERNRPLFRQIVLQYIIWGGTHAALLGLAMALHGVGGGARIWAFAFLIPAFFSLWTIMFFNYIQHVHTDPWSEHNHSRSFTGRLINFFLFNNGLHTAHHEMPGQHWSLLPEAHAKVAADIHPDLKPVSFFGWCFRSYVLAPVLPSFGTKQVGRAPYDPPTGEKVNVAFGDELQAVDSGINVARV from the coding sequence ATGCTCCGTTACGCTGCCGACCGCCGGACCTTGCTCTGGTGCCTGGCCATGCCCGTGGTGGCCCTTTCGATGTACGCGGCCCCCGAGCTGATTCCGTTTCTCTGCCCGGTATCCTGCTACCTGGCGCTGTCCGCGGGCGTCATCGCGCACAACCACAACCACAGCCCCACCTTCCGCAACCGGAAGCTGAACGAGGCGATGGGCATGTGGCTGTCGCTCTTCTACGGCTACCCCACGTTCGTGTGGATTCCCACGCACAACCTCAACCACCACAAGTTCGTGAACAAGGCGGGCGACGCGACGATTACGTGGCGCTACTCCAAGAAGCACAACTTCCTGGTGGCCTTCACCTTCCCGTTCGCCTCCACGTACTGGCAGCAGGAGCCGACCAAGGCCTTCATCGAGAAGGCCAAGGAGCGCAACCGCCCGCTGTTCCGGCAGATTGTCCTCCAGTACATCATCTGGGGCGGCACGCACGCGGCGCTGCTCGGGCTGGCCATGGCGCTGCACGGCGTGGGCGGCGGCGCCCGCATCTGGGCCTTCGCCTTCCTGATTCCGGCGTTCTTCTCGCTGTGGACCATCATGTTCTTCAACTACATCCAGCACGTCCACACGGACCCCTGGAGCGAGCACAACCACAGCCGCAGCTTCACCGGCCGCCTCATCAACTTCTTCCTCTTCAACAACGGCCTCCACACCGCGCACCACGAGATGCCCGGCCAGCACTGGAGCCTGCTGCCCGAGGCCCACGCGAAGGTGGCCGCCGACATCCACCCGGACCTCAAGCCCGTCAGCTTCTTCGGCTGGTGCTTCCGCTCCTACGTGCTGGCGCCCGTCCTCCCCAGCTTCGGCACGAAGCAGGTGGGCCGCGCCCCGTATGACCCGCCCACCGGTGAGAAGGTGAACGTCGCCTTCGGCGACGAGTTGCAGGCCGTCGACTCGGGCATCAACGTCGCCCGCGTCTGA
- a CDS encoding monovalent cation:proton antiporter-2 (CPA2) family protein — translation MSFLHQALVFLAAAVVAVPLFKKLGLGSVLGYLTAGAVIGPWGARLVTDVENILHVSELGVVLLLFVIGLELRPSRLWELRRSVFGMGGAQVLLTGALLSGVGLALGLTPGAAIIAGFGLSLSSTAFALQLLAERNQLTTGYGRIAFGILLFQDLAVIPLLAMLPLLGDGGATSTEPGWLTGLKVAGVLVGVVVTGRYLMRPVFRAVASFHSQELFTATALLVVVGTAALVSAVGLSMALGAFLAGVLLAESEYRHELEADIEPFKGLLLGLFFIAVGMSVSLGLIVEKPLLVTGLVLGLVVLKGAVLYGLGRFSLKQDEPALSLGVVISQGGEFAFVLFALAVSFHVMDRALADLLVVVVGLSMATTPLLYVVHERWVRPLFQKKAEARAFDVAPEEDNPVIIAGFGRVGQMVGRMLRVKRIGFTAIDASPEHIDFMKRFGSKVFYGDASRLDLLRAARADKAKVFVLAIDDIEASLRTAQAVKEHFPHLTIFARARNRVHAYRLLDMGIQRVMRETFAGSLEMAQDVLMNLGLTYSESHRALERLRDHDEELLRETAKYHKDEAKLVEMAAKARKELESLFEQDEQSKSA, via the coding sequence ATGTCCTTCCTGCATCAGGCCCTGGTCTTCCTCGCGGCGGCGGTGGTGGCGGTGCCCCTGTTCAAGAAACTCGGGTTGGGGTCCGTGCTGGGCTACCTCACGGCGGGCGCCGTCATCGGCCCGTGGGGCGCGAGGCTCGTCACCGACGTGGAGAACATCCTCCACGTGTCCGAGCTGGGCGTGGTGCTGCTGCTGTTCGTCATCGGCCTGGAGCTGCGGCCCTCGCGCCTGTGGGAGCTGCGCCGCTCGGTGTTCGGCATGGGCGGCGCCCAGGTGCTGCTCACCGGCGCGCTGCTGTCCGGCGTGGGCCTGGCCCTCGGCCTCACGCCGGGCGCGGCCATCATCGCCGGCTTCGGCCTGTCGCTGTCCTCCACCGCCTTCGCGCTCCAATTGCTGGCCGAGCGCAACCAGCTCACCACCGGCTACGGGCGGATTGCCTTCGGCATCCTCCTCTTCCAGGACCTGGCGGTGATTCCGCTGCTCGCGATGCTGCCGCTGCTGGGAGACGGTGGCGCCACGTCCACCGAGCCGGGCTGGCTCACCGGCCTCAAGGTGGCGGGCGTGCTGGTGGGCGTGGTTGTCACGGGGCGCTACCTGATGCGCCCGGTGTTCCGAGCGGTGGCGTCCTTCCACAGCCAGGAGCTGTTCACCGCCACCGCGCTGCTCGTGGTGGTGGGCACCGCGGCGCTGGTCAGCGCGGTGGGCCTGTCCATGGCGCTGGGCGCCTTCCTCGCCGGCGTGCTGCTGGCGGAGTCCGAGTACCGCCACGAGCTGGAGGCGGACATCGAGCCCTTCAAGGGCCTGCTGCTGGGGCTGTTCTTCATCGCGGTGGGCATGTCGGTGAGCCTGGGGCTCATCGTGGAGAAGCCGCTGCTCGTCACCGGGCTGGTGCTGGGGCTGGTGGTGCTCAAGGGGGCGGTGCTGTACGGCCTGGGCCGCTTCAGCCTGAAGCAGGACGAGCCCGCGCTCAGCCTGGGCGTCGTCATCTCCCAGGGCGGCGAGTTCGCCTTCGTCCTCTTCGCGCTGGCCGTCTCCTTCCACGTCATGGACCGCGCGCTGGCGGACCTGCTCGTGGTGGTGGTGGGCCTGTCCATGGCCACCACGCCGCTGCTGTACGTGGTGCATGAGCGGTGGGTGCGGCCGCTCTTCCAGAAGAAGGCGGAGGCGCGCGCGTTCGACGTGGCGCCGGAGGAGGACAACCCGGTCATCATCGCCGGCTTCGGGCGCGTGGGGCAGATGGTGGGCCGCATGCTGCGCGTCAAGCGCATCGGCTTCACGGCCATCGACGCGAGCCCCGAGCACATCGACTTCATGAAGCGCTTCGGGTCCAAGGTCTTCTACGGCGACGCCTCCCGCCTGGATTTGCTGCGGGCCGCGCGGGCGGACAAGGCGAAGGTGTTCGTGCTCGCCATCGATGACATCGAAGCGTCGCTGCGCACGGCGCAGGCGGTGAAGGAGCACTTCCCGCACCTGACCATCTTCGCCCGCGCGCGCAACCGCGTGCATGCGTACCGGCTGCTGGACATGGGCATCCAGCGGGTGATGCGCGAGACATTCGCCGGGAGCCTGGAGATGGCCCAGGACGTGCTCATGAACCTGGGGCTCACGTACTCGGAGAGTCACCGCGCGCTGGAGCGGCTGAGGGACCACGACGAGGAGTTGCTTCGCGAGACGGCCAAGTACCACAAGGACGAGGCGAAGCTCGTGGAGATGGCGGCGAAGGCTCGCAAGGAGCTGGAGAGCCTGTTCGAGCAGGATGAGCAGTCGAAGTCGGCGTGA
- a CDS encoding type VI immunity family protein, giving the protein MSEHFPRIRLHASETHGAELRAREVVRLVFYLPHDHHDLAPQVSRALDLYVEAVGAGPDILSHGEDLDGARFQLGPDRWDYVRSQLRPFDGYRFIDELASEDATPFLRTQLKMQAETSLLLTGLAPQPNGFSFSYRARLPWRTPPAGSVSVLSATLPTEYLEEHGPGRVRELAVGLASLLSFSTGHAGLAFELYGRRSRALPLIREALFRHPGLDLPQPGVESALGTRIDGVHWLNFLGPPMVDALRGLDGLRHRLDVSPVRLLELNGGRAVVSLGTWPEAGDLARGDGLPAYRELARTLEPWLNRFEPRHALAWAGYSEEEVLRWWRRLLG; this is encoded by the coding sequence ATGAGCGAGCATTTCCCGCGCATCCGGCTCCACGCCTCCGAGACCCACGGTGCGGAGTTACGGGCCCGGGAGGTCGTCCGACTCGTGTTCTATCTGCCGCATGACCACCATGACCTGGCACCCCAGGTCAGCCGTGCCCTGGACCTCTACGTCGAGGCCGTCGGTGCGGGCCCGGACATCCTCTCCCACGGAGAGGACCTGGACGGTGCGCGGTTCCAGCTCGGCCCGGACAGGTGGGACTACGTCCGGAGCCAATTGCGCCCCTTCGACGGCTACCGCTTCATCGACGAGCTCGCGAGCGAGGACGCAACCCCGTTCCTGCGGACCCAGCTCAAGATGCAGGCTGAGACCTCGCTCCTGCTCACCGGGCTCGCTCCACAGCCCAATGGATTCTCATTCAGCTACCGGGCCCGCCTTCCGTGGCGCACGCCGCCAGCAGGAAGCGTGAGCGTGCTGAGCGCCACCCTTCCCACCGAGTACCTGGAGGAACATGGCCCGGGCAGAGTGCGGGAGCTGGCAGTGGGGCTGGCCTCGCTGCTGAGCTTCTCCACGGGCCATGCGGGGCTGGCCTTCGAGCTGTATGGGAGGCGGAGCCGTGCGCTGCCGCTGATTCGCGAGGCGCTCTTCCGCCACCCGGGACTGGACCTGCCTCAGCCAGGCGTGGAGTCGGCCCTGGGCACGCGAATCGACGGCGTGCACTGGCTGAACTTCCTGGGCCCACCGATGGTGGACGCGTTGCGCGGCTTGGACGGGCTGCGGCACCGGTTGGACGTCTCACCGGTGCGCCTCCTGGAACTGAATGGCGGGCGCGCGGTGGTGTCACTCGGCACATGGCCCGAAGCGGGAGACCTGGCTCGCGGCGACGGCCTTCCCGCCTACCGTGAGCTGGCTCGAACCCTGGAGCCCTGGCTGAACAGGTTCGAGCCTCGCCACGCCCTCGCCTGGGCCGGGTACTCGGAAGAAGAAGTCCTGCGTTGGTGGCGCCGCCTTCTCGGCTGA
- a CDS encoding response regulator has product MRRKKVLLVDDSSTVLLLHQMMLMELGYDAVTARDGLEALARAEVERPDLVFLDVVMPHLDGLETCRALRGREPTRSTPIILCSTRAEPRSVQAGFDSGCNDFLAKPFEGAELTALLRRYLD; this is encoded by the coding sequence ATGCGACGCAAGAAGGTCCTGCTCGTCGACGACTCGTCCACCGTGCTGCTGCTGCACCAGATGATGCTGATGGAGCTGGGCTACGACGCCGTCACCGCGCGCGACGGGCTGGAGGCCCTGGCGCGGGCCGAGGTGGAGCGGCCGGACCTGGTCTTCCTGGATGTCGTCATGCCGCACCTGGACGGCCTGGAGACGTGCCGGGCGCTGCGCGGCCGGGAGCCCACCCGCAGCACGCCCATCATCCTGTGCAGCACGCGCGCCGAGCCGCGCAGCGTGCAGGCGGGCTTCGACAGCGGCTGCAACGACTTCCTCGCCAAGCCCTTCGAGGGCGCCGAGCTGACGGCCCTGCTGCGCCGCTACCTGGATTGA
- a CDS encoding response regulator has protein sequence MRREHAQHSILVVEDDQDIREAVAELLELEGYSVSSASNGQEGLNVLASLRQPCLVLLDLMMPVLTGYEFLERLRITGTQSLVPVLIMTASHVTELPSGAAGLLRKPVEMAHLLQSVARFCNHS, from the coding sequence ATGCGCCGCGAGCACGCTCAGCACTCCATCCTCGTGGTGGAGGATGACCAGGACATTCGCGAAGCGGTCGCCGAGCTGCTCGAGCTGGAGGGCTACTCCGTCTCCAGCGCCAGCAACGGCCAGGAGGGGCTGAATGTCCTGGCCTCGCTCCGCCAACCCTGCCTCGTGCTGCTGGACCTGATGATGCCGGTGCTGACGGGCTATGAGTTCCTGGAGCGCCTGCGCATCACCGGCACGCAGTCCCTGGTGCCGGTGCTCATCATGACGGCCAGCCACGTCACGGAGCTGCCCAGCGGCGCCGCGGGGCTGCTGCGCAAGCCCGTGGAGATGGCGCACCTGCTCCAGTCGGTGGCGCGCTTCTGCAATCACTCCTGA
- a CDS encoding PilZ domain-containing protein, with protein sequence MMTASGPDRPPPGLVPTPMRVLWVGPASESWLALSRAVRSLGGESLHLTSLDALGPEMARVRPALVLVHWRLLVDSRSGPGMQRARTGDVPVALVAEVDTPAEVLEAAEAEAVEDCLLAPLRVSELRARLVALTSGRVPARFVERFSPRVVLLAGASGARAWGGLGALLEACGHHLLYSASVEGAAARLSRGGLVPHLVLVSGEGPLAALRLLSTLRAQPLLEGVPALTVAVGPGTRTSALAALLPRIHALLGRDLGSLRVDERVPFCCPVEFGESASRDTEWTSGFSSALSPGGLIIRTLVPARPGTAVRLRILLPTTREQLETHGVVAWTNPFAPRAGLSFPYGMGMRFLGMGPPRLMHLRQLCQPVASL encoded by the coding sequence ATGATGACGGCTTCAGGACCGGACCGTCCGCCGCCAGGGCTGGTTCCGACTCCGATGCGGGTGTTGTGGGTCGGCCCCGCGAGCGAGTCCTGGCTGGCGCTGTCCCGGGCGGTGCGCTCCCTCGGGGGCGAGTCCCTTCACCTGACGTCGCTGGACGCCCTGGGCCCGGAAATGGCGCGCGTGCGGCCGGCGCTGGTGCTGGTGCACTGGCGGCTGCTGGTGGACTCGCGGAGCGGCCCGGGGATGCAGCGAGCACGCACTGGCGACGTGCCGGTGGCGCTGGTGGCGGAGGTGGACACCCCGGCGGAGGTGCTGGAGGCGGCGGAGGCGGAGGCCGTGGAGGACTGCCTGCTGGCGCCCCTGCGCGTCTCGGAGCTGCGGGCGCGGCTGGTGGCGCTGACGAGCGGGAGGGTGCCGGCGCGCTTCGTCGAGCGCTTCAGCCCCCGCGTCGTGCTGCTGGCGGGGGCGAGCGGGGCGCGAGCCTGGGGTGGGCTGGGCGCGTTGCTGGAGGCGTGCGGCCACCACCTCCTTTATAGCGCCAGCGTGGAGGGCGCGGCCGCGCGGCTGTCGCGAGGGGGCCTGGTGCCCCACCTGGTGCTCGTCTCGGGCGAAGGGCCGCTGGCGGCGCTGCGGCTGCTGTCCACGCTGCGCGCGCAGCCGCTGCTGGAGGGTGTGCCGGCGCTCACCGTGGCGGTGGGCCCGGGGACGCGGACAAGCGCGCTGGCGGCGCTCCTGCCGCGCATCCACGCGCTGCTGGGGCGGGACTTGGGCTCGCTGCGCGTGGACGAGCGGGTGCCCTTCTGCTGCCCGGTGGAGTTTGGCGAGAGCGCCTCGCGCGACACGGAGTGGACGTCCGGCTTCTCCAGCGCGCTGAGCCCTGGCGGCCTCATCATCCGCACGCTGGTGCCCGCACGGCCCGGGACGGCAGTGCGGCTGCGAATCCTCCTGCCCACCACGCGCGAGCAGCTGGAGACGCACGGCGTGGTGGCCTGGACCAACCCCTTCGCCCCGAGAGCTGGCCTGTCCTTCCCGTATGGCATGGGCATGCGCTTCCTCGGCATGGGCCCGCCGCGGCTGATGCACCTGCGCCAGCTCTGCCAGCCGGTGGCTTCGCTTTGA
- a CDS encoding MBL fold metallo-hydrolase, which produces MRNGKRSRWPRRVVSGVLVLLGLAVTAALVDGWRAFGRRADGERRARMDKSPQWGDGRFLNPQPLKNDFWGSVTGAFKASADGSPSLPVPTVRGGSERFATPPASGLRVTWLGHSTLLVEVDGHRILTDPVWGERASPLSTVGPKRWYEPLVALGELPKLDAVVISHDHYDHLDEPTISAMKGWDTTFIVPLGVGAHLAYWGVPAERIVELDWWERTKVGALEIVATPARHASGRLVIDNDATLWASYALLGPQHRVWFSGDTGLFPAMRDIGEKLGPFDLTMIEAGAYGSAWPDWHLGPEQAVTAHQLVRGRVLLPVHWGLFNLAFHGWTEPVERVLAASQRAGVTAVVPKPGQSFEPGALPALERWWPELPWKTGEQDPIVATQMN; this is translated from the coding sequence GTGAGGAACGGGAAGCGGAGCCGCTGGCCACGTCGCGTGGTGTCAGGCGTGCTGGTGTTGCTGGGGCTCGCAGTGACGGCGGCCCTGGTGGACGGCTGGAGGGCCTTTGGCCGGCGTGCCGACGGTGAGCGGCGCGCTCGCATGGACAAGTCGCCCCAGTGGGGTGACGGCCGCTTTCTGAATCCACAGCCGCTGAAGAATGACTTCTGGGGCTCCGTGACGGGCGCGTTCAAGGCCAGCGCGGACGGGAGTCCCTCGCTCCCGGTGCCCACGGTGCGCGGTGGCTCCGAGCGCTTCGCCACACCGCCGGCCTCCGGGCTGCGCGTCACGTGGCTGGGGCACTCCACGCTGCTGGTGGAGGTGGACGGCCACCGCATCCTCACCGACCCGGTGTGGGGCGAGCGAGCGTCGCCGCTGAGCACGGTGGGGCCGAAGCGCTGGTATGAGCCGCTCGTCGCGCTGGGGGAGCTGCCGAAGCTCGACGCCGTCGTCATCTCCCATGACCACTATGACCACCTGGACGAGCCCACCATCTCCGCGATGAAGGGCTGGGACACCACCTTCATCGTGCCGCTCGGCGTGGGCGCGCACCTGGCGTATTGGGGCGTGCCAGCGGAGCGAATCGTGGAGCTGGACTGGTGGGAGCGCACGAAGGTGGGGGCGCTGGAGATTGTCGCCACGCCGGCGCGCCATGCCTCCGGCCGGCTCGTCATCGACAACGACGCGACGCTGTGGGCCAGCTACGCGCTCCTCGGCCCCCAGCACCGCGTCTGGTTCTCCGGGGACACGGGGCTGTTTCCGGCGATGCGCGACATCGGCGAGAAGCTGGGGCCGTTCGACCTGACGATGATTGAGGCGGGCGCCTACGGCAGCGCCTGGCCCGACTGGCACCTGGGCCCCGAGCAGGCCGTGACGGCCCACCAGTTGGTGCGCGGCCGCGTGCTGCTGCCGGTGCACTGGGGGCTGTTCAACCTCGCCTTCCACGGGTGGACGGAGCCGGTGGAGCGGGTGCTCGCGGCGTCTCAGCGCGCGGGCGTGACGGCGGTGGTGCCGAAGCCGGGCCAGAGCTTCGAGCCGGGCGCGCTGCCCGCCCTGGAGCGCTGGTGGCCGGAGCTGCCCTGGAAGACAGGGGAGCAGGACCCCATCGTCGCGACGCAGATGAACTGA
- a CDS encoding glycoside hydrolase family 1 protein, producing the protein MSRRALLTLPLVLAACSDRPSFDAEDIRRATLGAGLPAGFLLGTATSSHQIEGGLTNDWSAWEQGTYPDGRPHIHDGSVSGDAAGSWERFDVDVGLMRNLGANAYRFSLEWSRLQPARGEWDTAALARYREQARTLREQGITPLVTLHHFTLPPWVADAGGWENPATLDDFEAYVTRVAEELGADVDWWCTINEPNVLAVFGYLDGVWPPGKKDAKAMATALAHLIEAHARAARQLRARDTVDADGDGHATRVGLAHHVRVFQPATGSTADITAAGLTDAFFNESVPLALRTGRIRLSVPAQVSIDREVADLKGSSDYLGINYYARDYVRQDFSEASLSNQYVPGGRPVNDLGWDIYPEGLYLFLRRFRDLGIPLFVTENGMADAEGIRRADYLRSHVYAVEQAVKEGVDVRGYFHWSLMDNFEWAEGYTPRFGLFRVDFASPDKARAPTPAVEGFQDIARNLGLMPMPTP; encoded by the coding sequence ATGAGCCGCCGCGCCCTGCTCACCCTCCCGCTGGTCCTGGCCGCCTGCAGCGACAGGCCCTCCTTCGACGCGGAGGACATCCGCCGCGCCACGCTCGGCGCCGGCCTGCCCGCGGGCTTCCTGCTGGGCACCGCCACCTCCAGCCACCAGATTGAAGGCGGCCTCACCAACGACTGGAGCGCCTGGGAGCAGGGCACGTACCCCGACGGCCGCCCCCACATCCACGACGGCAGCGTGTCCGGTGACGCCGCTGGCTCGTGGGAGCGCTTCGACGTGGACGTGGGGTTGATGCGCAACCTGGGCGCCAACGCCTACCGCTTCAGCCTGGAGTGGAGCCGCCTCCAGCCCGCGCGTGGCGAGTGGGACACCGCCGCGCTCGCCCGCTACCGCGAGCAGGCTCGCACGCTGCGCGAGCAGGGCATCACCCCGCTGGTGACGCTGCACCACTTCACCCTGCCCCCCTGGGTGGCCGACGCGGGCGGCTGGGAGAACCCCGCCACGCTCGACGACTTCGAGGCCTACGTCACCCGCGTCGCCGAAGAGCTGGGCGCCGACGTGGACTGGTGGTGCACCATCAACGAGCCCAACGTGCTCGCGGTGTTCGGCTACCTGGACGGCGTCTGGCCCCCGGGGAAGAAGGACGCGAAGGCCATGGCCACCGCGCTGGCGCACCTCATCGAGGCGCACGCGCGCGCGGCCCGCCAGCTCCGCGCCCGGGACACCGTGGACGCCGACGGTGACGGCCACGCCACCCGCGTGGGCCTGGCGCACCACGTCCGCGTCTTCCAGCCCGCCACCGGCTCCACCGCCGACATCACCGCCGCGGGCCTCACCGACGCCTTCTTCAACGAGAGCGTCCCCCTCGCCCTGCGCACCGGCCGCATCCGCCTATCCGTGCCCGCCCAGGTCAGCATCGACCGCGAGGTGGCGGACCTGAAGGGCTCCAGCGACTATCTGGGTATCAACTATTACGCTCGTGACTACGTGCGGCAGGACTTCAGCGAGGCGTCCCTGTCCAACCAGTACGTGCCCGGCGGACGTCCGGTAAACGACCTGGGCTGGGACATCTATCCCGAGGGGCTGTACCTCTTCCTGCGACGCTTTCGCGACCTGGGCATCCCCCTGTTCGTTACAGAGAATGGAATGGCGGACGCGGAAGGAATCCGGAGGGCGGACTACCTCCGTAGCCACGTGTACGCTGTGGAGCAGGCGGTGAAAGAGGGGGTGGACGTGCGGGGCTACTTCCATTGGAGCCTGATGGACAACTTCGAGTGGGCCGAGGGCTACACGCCACGCTTCGGCCTCTTCCGCGTGGACTTCGCCAGTCCGGACAAGGCCCGCGCTCCCACCCCCGCCGTGGAGGGCTTCCAGGACATCGCCCGCAACCTCGGCCTCATGCCCATGCCCACGCCCTGA